The following are encoded in a window of Aerococcus sanguinicola genomic DNA:
- a CDS encoding Ig-like domain-containing protein, protein MVGKNNYQVKKEKQSNKFYRYSIKRLSVGVASVAVAAGLLFAGDAVVVQAAAAEETNASEEVAPVAGEETPEEEEAPTSEATPASNEAPTLEETPAVEETAAPEAAPVAEEAPATEAAPVEENASTETPAATSSESVETPANTETLPEKETEPEKTVSENTNNKESDSEQAAKITSYAAPTENQPEVETADNKPSEESNGNKKADISTRSVDLQEVEANAIYSPGQKGDPQSYSGTAYVYRYNKLNNPSKETIGGVNVFLQWVDSDGYVSNVYKTTSRPDGTFTFNFEKPEVDQFGNIHHFQLAGNGDFAIRTWAENPDPEKYNVIKPGDHKYGFHKRLNRVNESWDFTAGVNRIVDGQVALQEKILMNDWLVKPKDQWTTSPNEDGIWPNVGNYGTVRGNVWYENGDPMGSIAEGWKKDSWDVNATGTKVVASYVNDEIARRFDAWKEANPNHGVKDLRKAQETIIREYEAENGKGSHIAETVVGTVDSDGYYYIPFRGLYGISPYRQNSGASVSHTITDEEYGQLVRDEDVNHGSLLQWNGTIGQKHRHINTDYMYVAPLIDNYAIWGNTSQNNMFEALTNNSTLPVGVNNLVSDNISNVNFAALAAQPLHDIKVFDNQNNFARPGQEVQNETAGLLPNQQYKVRWFKDGKPIGEAVELNSNEVGRIGSVPMTVPADLAVPANYSSAVFYGNSNADDLGEALAADSFIATPGVKYHPIETKAGEEAKTDTPKFVDKDGQEYEPKYQGQNAPKYEYVERVVTTDENDQVQVEYRPLETVNVDGQDIQVSVDPNTGVVTVPASETAKLKPGQKIVVPVSVAFDNGLRLPADAEITIKDDRQDQEKYQPNYAPEEAEFGKDFTGQQPNFKQVDLEGKETDVDFSNVPLSKDPAKPAFSITTPTNGATINPETGAITLPAEETSKVPGQTIEVPVTVTYEDGTTDQVTAQVNVTAPDVIDRSEDPNTPVPQGYHKVDFKAGEGVASLSENKVYHVKDGAALTAAHYPTAQPAEGYENPTWDVQPGTAIKADQTITATATKTVVPDTTAPTITVAAKDIQATEGKPITPVSVETDDPEATVTVDGLPEGLTYNPETKQIEGTVPAGTVQWADDQDESREFPATVKAVDPAGNQATEPINVTVLRDTDGDGQADQTDQDDDNDGIPDTDDDASKVWDGLDAQTTDTTATNGQEVPANTKVVTPNKPGAKVNTPAPVDGLSVDENGNLVGTPSVDFQPGEREKVVEIPVEITSTGTGQKDSQGQPTDEAIQRTVKVTVTNPNSAETPAESSVEVTPKSQNALEGKDITPVTPQADNVPEGGSVKVTIDGQDTYPGLTVDPETGQVTGQPQITDWAPEEETRTITVTAEVQDKDGQPVRDADGNPVKADSTITVSRDTDKDGQPDKDSGMPEDPNNPTVPGIDQGDKDDDNDGWTDQDEKDRGTDPKDQNDFPQVTEPGAENEPGKDTTTVTGKTTPNTDVEVKDKDGKTIGTGTSDENGKVTIDVPKQKPGDKVTITPGKKDDQGNFTPVKDDQGNPRGGAETVVKETPQITNPGAKNEPGSDKTTVTGKTTVPNSKVEVKDKDGNTIGTGTSDENGDFTIEVPRQEGGDTVSVIPSKDYTNPDGSTETRTGDPVETTVTEDAPVVVGVEVTPKSQNALEGKDITPVTPQADNVPEGGSVKVTIDGQDTYPGLTVDPETGQVTGQPQITDWAPEEETRTITVEVSVLDQDGKPVNDADGNPVTAESTITVYRDTDKDGQPDKDSGMPQDPNNPNVPGIDQGDKDDDNDGWTDQDEKDRGTDPKDQNDFPQVTEPGAENEPGKDTTTVTGKTTPNTDVEVKDKDGNTIGTGTSDDKGNVKIDVPKQNPGDKVTIIPGKKDDQGNFKPGNPDGNGETVVKETPQITNPGAKNEPGSDKTTVTGKTTVPNTTIEVKDKDGNTIGTGTSDENGDFTIEVPRQGTGDKISIIPSKDYTNPDGSTETRTGDPVETTVTGHTPATKQDKDIYEPEYKPGSGQPGTKVEVGEPIFKDEDGKVVNPPAGTSFQPGAGETGISVDPETGAVIVDVPADAKPGDTIEKSVVVTYPDGSSETVTVTITVEGKGGSGVTPAPTPKPEPEEPEVKPEDKDETPAQDPADDVTVDPVKDSGKVSQGDVVVNAPAKDQGQAKKAPAKVQGKLPQTGAIAGLTSGLSLALIGVGSLLALGKKKKED, encoded by the coding sequence ATGGTTGGAAAAAATAACTACCAAGTGAAAAAGGAGAAGCAAAGTAATAAATTCTATCGCTACTCAATTAAGCGCTTAAGTGTTGGCGTAGCTTCTGTAGCTGTAGCAGCTGGACTATTATTTGCAGGGGATGCTGTCGTTGTTCAAGCAGCGGCTGCAGAAGAAACCAATGCAAGTGAAGAAGTTGCTCCGGTTGCTGGAGAAGAGACACCTGAAGAGGAAGAAGCTCCAACGAGTGAAGCAACTCCAGCTTCAAACGAAGCGCCTACACTTGAAGAAACACCTGCCGTTGAAGAAACGGCTGCTCCTGAAGCAGCTCCAGTAGCAGAGGAAGCTCCTGCAACGGAAGCAGCACCTGTAGAAGAAAATGCTTCGACAGAAACACCAGCAGCTACAAGTTCAGAATCAGTAGAAACACCAGCAAATACTGAAACATTACCCGAAAAAGAAACTGAACCAGAAAAAACTGTTTCAGAGAATACTAATAATAAGGAATCTGATTCAGAACAGGCTGCTAAGATAACGTCTTATGCAGCACCTACTGAAAATCAACCAGAAGTTGAAACTGCAGACAATAAGCCATCTGAAGAATCGAATGGCAATAAGAAAGCAGATATTTCTACGCGTTCAGTTGACTTACAAGAAGTAGAAGCGAACGCTATTTACTCACCTGGTCAAAAAGGTGATCCACAATCTTATTCCGGGACTGCCTATGTTTACCGTTACAATAAATTAAATAATCCAAGTAAGGAAACAATTGGTGGCGTCAATGTCTTCCTACAATGGGTAGACTCCGATGGTTATGTTTCTAATGTCTATAAGACAACTTCACGTCCAGATGGTACCTTTACTTTTAATTTTGAAAAACCAGAAGTTGACCAATTCGGTAACATTCACCACTTCCAATTAGCTGGTAATGGCGACTTTGCTATTCGGACCTGGGCAGAAAACCCGGATCCTGAAAAGTATAACGTCATTAAACCAGGTGACCACAAATATGGTTTCCACAAACGCTTGAACCGGGTCAATGAATCTTGGGACTTTACAGCTGGAGTTAACCGTATCGTTGATGGCCAAGTTGCCCTCCAAGAAAAAATCTTGATGAACGATTGGTTAGTTAAGCCAAAAGATCAATGGACAACTTCACCAAATGAAGATGGAATTTGGCCAAATGTTGGTAATTACGGTACCGTAAGAGGTAATGTCTGGTATGAAAATGGGGATCCAATGGGTTCAATCGCAGAAGGTTGGAAGAAGGACTCTTGGGACGTTAATGCGACAGGTACAAAAGTGGTTGCATCTTATGTTAACGATGAGATTGCGCGTCGCTTTGATGCATGGAAGGAAGCTAATCCTAATCACGGCGTTAAGGACTTAAGAAAAGCTCAAGAAACTATTATTCGTGAATATGAAGCGGAGAATGGCAAGGGATCTCATATTGCTGAAACAGTTGTTGGTACGGTAGACAGCGATGGTTACTACTATATTCCCTTTAGAGGTTTATACGGGATTAGCCCTTACAGACAAAACTCTGGCGCCAGTGTGTCACATACAATTACAGATGAAGAGTATGGGCAACTTGTTCGCGACGAAGATGTCAACCACGGTAGCTTACTACAATGGAATGGAACAATAGGCCAAAAACACCGTCACATTAATACAGACTATATGTATGTTGCTCCATTGATTGATAACTATGCAATCTGGGGCAATACATCACAGAATAATATGTTTGAAGCCCTAACCAATAACAGTACTTTACCTGTTGGAGTAAATAATCTTGTTTCAGATAATATTTCTAACGTCAATTTTGCAGCATTAGCAGCGCAACCTCTCCATGATATTAAAGTATTTGATAACCAGAACAACTTTGCTCGGCCAGGCCAAGAAGTTCAGAATGAAACAGCAGGCTTACTTCCAAACCAACAGTATAAAGTAAGATGGTTTAAAGATGGTAAACCAATCGGCGAAGCGGTTGAGCTGAATAGTAATGAAGTTGGACGCATTGGTTCAGTACCTATGACGGTTCCTGCTGACTTAGCAGTTCCTGCCAACTATTCATCTGCTGTGTTCTATGGTAATAGCAATGCTGATGACCTAGGTGAAGCATTGGCTGCTGACTCCTTTATCGCAACACCAGGCGTCAAATATCATCCAATTGAAACAAAAGCTGGCGAAGAAGCAAAAACTGATACGCCAAAATTCGTGGATAAAGATGGCCAAGAATACGAACCAAAATATCAAGGACAAAATGCGCCTAAATATGAATATGTTGAGCGCGTAGTAACGACTGACGAAAATGACCAAGTGCAAGTAGAGTATAGACCTCTTGAAACAGTCAATGTTGATGGACAAGATATTCAGGTTTCAGTTGATCCAAATACTGGTGTCGTTACTGTTCCAGCTTCTGAAACTGCTAAATTAAAACCTGGTCAGAAGATTGTCGTTCCAGTATCTGTTGCCTTTGATAATGGTTTACGTCTACCAGCAGATGCAGAAATTACCATCAAGGATGATCGTCAAGATCAAGAGAAATATCAACCAAACTACGCACCAGAAGAAGCAGAATTTGGTAAAGACTTCACCGGTCAACAACCAAACTTTAAACAAGTTGATCTGGAAGGTAAGGAGACAGATGTTGACTTCAGCAATGTTCCACTTTCCAAAGATCCAGCTAAACCAGCCTTCTCAATTACTACACCAACAAACGGTGCAACGATTAATCCAGAAACCGGTGCGATTACACTCCCTGCGGAAGAAACATCTAAGGTTCCGGGACAAACGATTGAAGTACCAGTTACTGTTACCTATGAAGACGGCACTACTGATCAAGTGACAGCACAAGTGAATGTCACAGCACCTGATGTGATTGATCGTAGTGAAGATCCAAATACCCCTGTTCCTCAAGGCTATCATAAGGTAGACTTCAAGGCAGGCGAAGGTGTTGCTTCACTTTCTGAGAACAAGGTTTACCATGTGAAAGATGGTGCAGCTTTAACAGCAGCTCATTACCCAACAGCCCAACCTGCTGAAGGTTATGAGAATCCAACTTGGGATGTTCAACCAGGTACAGCTATTAAGGCAGACCAAACGATTACCGCTACAGCAACTAAGACTGTCGTACCTGACACCACCGCACCAACCATCACCGTTGCCGCCAAGGATATCCAAGCGACGGAAGGGAAGCCAATCACCCCTGTTTCTGTAGAGACCGATGATCCAGAAGCGACCGTGACGGTTGACGGCCTACCTGAAGGCTTGACTTACAATCCTGAGACCAAGCAGATCGAAGGGACGGTTCCAGCGGGTACAGTTCAATGGGCGGATGACCAAGATGAGTCCCGCGAATTCCCAGCGACCGTGAAGGCGGTAGATCCTGCCGGCAATCAAGCGACTGAGCCAATTAATGTGACGGTTCTTCGCGACACAGACGGCGACGGCCAAGCGGACCAAACTGATCAAGATGACGACAACGACGGCATTCCAGACACCGACGATGACGCGTCGAAGGTATGGGACGGCCTCGATGCTCAAACTACTGATACTACCGCAACCAACGGCCAAGAAGTGCCTGCCAATACCAAGGTGGTCACTCCAAACAAACCTGGCGCTAAGGTGAACACGCCAGCTCCAGTCGACGGCCTGTCAGTTGACGAGAACGGCAACCTGGTCGGCACACCGAGCGTGGACTTCCAACCGGGCGAAAGAGAAAAAGTCGTTGAAATCCCTGTTGAAATCACATCAACTGGCACCGGCCAAAAGGATAGCCAAGGTCAACCAACTGACGAAGCCATTCAACGGACCGTTAAAGTGACTGTGACGAATCCAAATTCGGCTGAAACACCAGCGGAATCTAGCGTCGAAGTGACGCCTAAATCACAAAACGCCCTGGAAGGTAAGGACATTACCCCAGTAACCCCTCAAGCGGACAATGTCCCAGAAGGTGGCAGCGTCAAAGTGACTATCGATGGCCAAGACACTTATCCAGGTCTGACTGTGGACCCAGAAACTGGCCAAGTAACCGGCCAACCTCAAATCACTGACTGGGCTCCTGAAGAAGAAACCCGGACCATTACGGTAACCGCTGAAGTCCAAGACAAGGATGGCCAACCAGTCCGTGATGCAGACGGCAACCCAGTCAAGGCTGACTCAACTATCACTGTTTCCCGCGACACCGACAAGGACGGCCAACCTGATAAGGATTCCGGCATGCCTGAAGATCCAAACAATCCAACTGTCCCAGGCATCGACCAAGGCGACAAGGACGATGACAATGACGGTTGGACTGACCAGGACGAAAAAGACCGCGGTACCGATCCGAAAGACCAAAACGACTTCCCCCAAGTGACCGAACCAGGCGCAGAAAACGAACCAGGCAAGGACACCACCACGGTAACTGGCAAGACTACGCCAAACACCGATGTGGAAGTCAAGGACAAGGACGGCAAGACTATCGGTACCGGCACCTCCGACGAAAACGGTAAGGTGACTATCGATGTGCCTAAGCAAAAACCTGGCGACAAGGTAACCATCACTCCAGGTAAGAAGGACGACCAAGGCAACTTTACACCAGTCAAGGATGACCAAGGTAATCCTCGTGGTGGCGCTGAAACCGTGGTTAAGGAAACCCCACAGATTACCAATCCAGGGGCTAAGAACGAACCTGGTTCAGATAAGACAACTGTGACTGGTAAGACCACCGTTCCTAATTCTAAGGTTGAAGTGAAGGATAAGGACGGCAATACCATCGGCACCGGCACTTCTGATGAAAACGGCGACTTTACTATTGAAGTGCCACGTCAAGAAGGCGGCGACACGGTTTCTGTGATCCCATCTAAGGACTACACCAACCCAGATGGCTCAACAGAAACCCGGACCGGCGACCCTGTGGAAACGACGGTTACTGAAGATGCGCCAGTCGTTGTCGGCGTCGAAGTCACACCTAAATCACAAAACGCTCTGGAAGGTAAGGACATTACCCCAGTGACCCCTCAAGCGGACAATGTCCCAGAAGGCGGCAGCGTCAAAGTGACTATCGATGGCCAAGACACTTATCCAGGTCTGACTGTGGACCCAGAAACTGGCCAAGTAACCGGCCAACCTCAAATCACTGACTGGGCTCCTGAAGAAGAAACCCGGACCATTACGGTTGAAGTTTCTGTCCTAGATCAAGACGGCAAGCCTGTCAACGATGCAGACGGCAACCCAGTGACGGCTGAATCAACCATCACCGTTTACCGCGATACCGACAAGGACGGCCAACCTGACAAGGATTCCGGCATGCCTCAAGATCCAAACAATCCAAATGTCCCTGGCATCGACCAAGGCGACAAGGACGATGACAATGACGGTTGGACTGACCAGGACGAAAAAGACCGCGGTACCGATCCGAAAGACCAAAACGACTTCCCTCAAGTGACCGAACCTGGCGCTGAAAACGAACCAGGTAAGGATACCACGACTGTGACTGGCAAGACTACGCCAAACACCGATGTGGAAGTCAAGGATAAGGACGGTAATACCATCGGCACAGGTACTTCCGATGACAAGGGTAATGTTAAGATCGATGTGCCTAAACAAAATCCTGGCGACAAGGTAACCATCATCCCTGGTAAGAAGGACGACCAAGGCAACTTTAAGCCAGGTAACCCAGATGGTAATGGCGAAACCGTGGTTAAGGAAACCCCACAAATCACCAACCCAGGGGCTAAGAACGAGCCAGGTTCAGATAAGACAACTGTGACTGGTAAGACTACCGTTCCGAATACGACCATTGAAGTCAAAGACAAGGACGGCAATACCATCGGCACCGGCACCTCTGATGAAAACGGCGACTTCACTATTGAAGTTCCTCGTCAAGGAACCGGCGACAAGATTTCGATCATTCCATCTAAGGATTACACCAATCCAGACGGCTCAACAGAAACCCGGACCGGCGACCCTGTCGAAACTACCGTTACTGGCCACACCCCAGCAACCAAGCAAGACAAGGACATCTACGAGCCTGAATACAAACCAGGTTCCGGTCAACCCGGCACCAAGGTGGAAGTCGGCGAACCAATTTTCAAAGACGAAGACGGCAAAGTGGTGAACCCACCAGCAGGTACCAGCTTCCAACCAGGCGCTGGCGAAACCGGCATCAGCGTTGACCCTGAAACGGGCGCTGTAATCGTCGACGTTCCAGCTGACGCTAAACCAGGCGACACAATCGAAAAATCTGTCGTAGTGACCTACCCAGATGGCTCAAGCGAAACTGTCACTGTGACCATCACGGTAGAAGGCAAGGGTGGCTCGGGAGTGACCCCAGCCCCAACGCCTAAACCTGAGCCTGAAGAGCCAGAAGTCAAACCTGAAGACAAAGACGAAACGCCTGCCCAAGACCCAGCGGACGACGTAACAGTCGACCCTGTCAAGGACAGCGGCAAAGTCAGCCAAGGCGACGTGGTAGTTAACGCACCCGCCAAGGACCAAGGCCAAGCCAAGAAAGCCCCAGCCAAAGTCCAAGGCAAACTCCCACAAACAGGCGCCATCGCAGGCCTCACCAGCGGCCTCTCACTCGCCCTCATCGGCGTCGGCAGCCTCCTCGCCCTCGGCAAAAAGAAAAAAGAAGACTAA
- a CDS encoding type I toxin-antitoxin system Fst family toxin, whose amino-acid sequence MSINAIIVLIVAPLIVGILIELFSWWLNKK is encoded by the coding sequence ATGTCAATTAATGCCATCATCGTGTTGATTGTCGCACCACTCATTGTGGGAATACTCATTGAGTTATTCTCTTGGTGGTTGAACAAGAAGTGA
- a CDS encoding YlbG family protein gives MAEYEQRQDRAGLIVWLHSTKHTRPLQKYGYVYYISYKLKYAVVYSPIETIDDTIQKIRKLKFVREVEESPRQEINTQFDQVLGELQERMPKDDGVPELKYRF, from the coding sequence ATGGCAGAATATGAACAACGGCAAGACCGGGCGGGACTCATTGTCTGGCTCCATTCCACCAAGCACACCCGCCCCTTACAGAAGTACGGCTATGTCTACTATATTTCCTATAAGCTCAAGTACGCCGTCGTCTACAGCCCAATCGAAACGATCGACGACACCATCCAAAAGATCCGCAAGCTGAAATTTGTCCGCGAGGTGGAAGAGTCACCGCGCCAGGAGATCAACACCCAGTTCGACCAGGTGCTTGGAGAGCTTCAGGAGCGGATGCCCAAGGATGATGGGGTACCGGAATTGAAATATCGGTTTTAA